One Engystomops pustulosus chromosome 7, aEngPut4.maternal, whole genome shotgun sequence DNA window includes the following coding sequences:
- the CHMP1A gene encoding charged multivesicular body protein 1a codes for MDDTLFQLKFTAKQLEKLAKKAEKDSNTENAKVKKALQQKNVEVARVYAENAIRKKNEGLNWLRMASRVDAVASKVQTAVTMKGVTKNMAQVTKALDKALSSMDLQKVSAVMDKFEQQVQNLDVHTSVMEDSMGSAMTLTTPQEQVDNLIVQIAEENGLEVMDQLNQLPQGAASVGESSTRTQEDQLSRRLAALRN; via the exons ATGGACG aTACATTGTTCCAGTTAAAG TTTACAGCTAAGCAGCTGGAGAAACTGGCAAAGAAGGCAGAGAAAGATTCCAATACTGAAAATGCCAAAGTGAAAAAG GCCCTGCAGCAGAAGAATGTGGAAGTTGCCCGTGTGTATGCTGAGAATGCAATCAGAAAGAAGAATGAGGGGCTAAACTGGCTTCGGATGGCTTCAAGGGTAGACGCAGTTGCCTCTAAAGTACAAACGGCAGTCACAATGAAGGGG GTGACTAAGAACATGGCCCAGGTGACAAAGGCTCTGGACAAAGCCCTGAGCTCAATGGACTTACAGAAGGTGTCGGCTGTTATGGATAAATTCGAGCAGCAAGTTCAGAATCTGGATGTTCACACATCG GTAATGGAGGACTCTATGGGATCTGCTATGACCCTGACAACTCCACAGGAACAGGTGGATAACTTAATTGTGCAGATCGCAGAGGAGAATGGGCTGGAGGTTATGGATCAGCTGAACCAGCTTCCCCAGGGGGCGGCATCAGTGGGGGAGAGTTCTACCCGCACGCAGGAAGACCAGCTGTCACGCAG ACTGGCTGCCTTAAGGAACTGA